One Tachysurus fulvidraco isolate hzauxx_2018 chromosome 2, HZAU_PFXX_2.0, whole genome shotgun sequence DNA segment encodes these proteins:
- the lmo1 gene encoding rhombotin-1 — translation MLSVQPKGKQKGCAGCNRKIKDRYLLKALDKYWHEDCLKCACCDCRLGEVGSTLYTKANLILCRRDYLRLFGTTGNCAACSKLIPAFEMVMRARDNVYHLDCFACQLCNQRFCVGDKFFLKNNMILCQMDYEEGQLNGSFETQVQ, via the exons ATGCTCTCCGTCCAGCCCAAAGGCAAACAGAAGGGCTGCGCTGGCTGCAACCGCAAGATTAAAGACCGCTACCTGCTCAAGGCGCTGGACAAATACTGGCACGAAGACTGCCTGAAGTGTGCGTGCTGCGACTGCCGCCTGGGCGAGGTCGGCTCCACCCTCTACACCAAAGCCAATCTCATCCTCTGTCGCAGGGACTACCTGAG GCTCTTCGGGACGACGGGGAACTGTGCAGCCTGCAGTAAACTGATCCCTGCGTTTGAAATGGTGATGAGGGCCAGAGATAATGTTTACCATTTGGACTGTTTTGCCTGTCAGCTTTGTAACCAGAG GTTCTGTGTAGGAGACAAGTTTTTCCTAAAGAACAACATGATCCTGTGTCAGATGGACTATGAGGAGGGTCAGCTCAACGGCAGCTTCGAGACACAGGTCCAATAA